In Streptomyces sp. NBC_01439, the following are encoded in one genomic region:
- a CDS encoding carboxylate-amine ligase, translating to MTVGVEEEFLLVDRRTGMPVARGPRVLEAAVPVLGEQAQTEFFGAQVEVCTRPTPSLSALRAELARLRKVMGEAAAGEECLLVATGTPAVPPGRPLTVTPGERYERMAARWPALAGGYDGMVCGCHIHVGVTGHAQALALANHMRPWLPTLQAVAANSPFSLGRDSGWASHRSVEYARWPGVGPAPLLDEAGYERLADHLVRSGTLLDRRMIYWHARPSEHVPTLEIRVCDVNADLDVVVLLTALVRGLATSLMPDIGNGQPPPDLRDPRLHAAHALAARRGLIGEGLDPARGEYVPALILAERLLARAAPGLAAAGDLDLAEELFDRVWRSGGGAARQRAAHLRRGRLTDVVSELARTTAAS from the coding sequence ATGACGGTGGGCGTCGAGGAGGAGTTCCTGCTCGTGGACCGGCGTACGGGCATGCCCGTGGCGCGGGGCCCTCGTGTCCTGGAAGCCGCGGTCCCGGTCCTGGGCGAGCAGGCGCAGACGGAGTTCTTCGGCGCACAGGTCGAGGTCTGTACCCGTCCCACGCCGAGTCTGTCCGCGCTGCGGGCCGAACTGGCGCGGCTGCGGAAGGTGATGGGGGAGGCGGCGGCCGGCGAGGAATGCCTGCTCGTCGCCACCGGTACTCCCGCCGTCCCGCCGGGGCGTCCGCTGACTGTGACCCCGGGGGAGCGTTACGAGCGGATGGCCGCTCGGTGGCCCGCTCTGGCGGGCGGGTACGACGGTATGGTGTGTGGCTGCCACATCCACGTCGGAGTGACCGGACACGCCCAGGCCCTCGCACTGGCCAACCACATGCGGCCCTGGCTGCCGACGCTCCAGGCGGTAGCCGCCAACTCACCCTTCTCCCTGGGGCGGGACAGCGGCTGGGCGAGTCACCGCTCGGTCGAGTACGCACGGTGGCCGGGCGTCGGTCCCGCGCCACTGCTCGACGAGGCCGGCTATGAACGCCTCGCCGACCACCTGGTCCGCAGCGGCACCCTGCTGGACCGCCGGATGATCTACTGGCACGCCCGGCCGTCCGAGCACGTACCGACACTGGAGATCCGCGTCTGCGACGTGAACGCAGACCTTGACGTGGTCGTACTGCTCACCGCCCTGGTACGAGGCCTGGCCACCTCACTCATGCCCGACATCGGCAACGGACAGCCACCCCCGGACCTTCGAGACCCACGTCTCCACGCTGCCCACGCTCTCGCAGCCCGTCGCGGGCTGATCGGCGAGGGCCTCGATCCCGCCCGGGGAGAGTACGTACCGGCCCTGATACTGGCGGAGCGGCTGCTGGCACGCGCGGCGCCCGGGCTGGCTGCGGCCGGAGACCTGGACCTCGCGGAGGAGCTGTTCGACCGGGTGTGGCGCTCCGGCGGCGGGGCCGCCCGGCAGCGCGCCGCGCACCTTCGAAGAGGGCGCCTGACCGACGTGGTGAGCGAGCTGGCGCGCACGACAGCTGCCTCCTGA
- a CDS encoding SRPBCC family protein, translated as MAVRNQLIHRPPQAVWAVLADPTLYGEWVVGPSESTPLDQAWPEVGSRLRYTVRLGPWSTDGVTTVRHREPGRELELEASFKALGTARIFLQLRPWGEETLVVCDEHPLRGVGGTLHNPAIEALLQLRHRGMLARLARIVEQDHARARHA; from the coding sequence ATGGCCGTCCGCAACCAGCTGATCCATCGGCCCCCGCAGGCGGTGTGGGCGGTACTCGCCGATCCGACCCTGTACGGGGAGTGGGTGGTGGGCCCGTCCGAGTCCACACCGCTCGATCAGGCCTGGCCGGAGGTCGGATCCCGGCTGCGCTACACCGTGCGGCTGGGTCCCTGGTCGACCGACGGCGTGACCACGGTCCGACACCGGGAGCCCGGCAGGGAGCTGGAGTTGGAAGCGTCGTTCAAGGCACTGGGCACCGCGAGGATCTTCCTCCAGCTCCGACCGTGGGGCGAGGAAACCCTGGTCGTCTGCGACGAGCACCCCCTGCGCGGCGTGGGCGGCACCCTTCACAATCCCGCGATCGAAGCCCTGCTCCAGCTCCGGCACCGCGGGATGCTGGCCCGCCTGGCCAGGATCGTAGAACAGGATCACGCAAGAGCCCGCCATGCCTGA
- a CDS encoding sensor histidine kinase, which translates to MLLAAALTAAAAGATAPISAIGHAAMLVVALRWPTSAWWLSMAFVTGITLEYPPTHDTQIYVWMVHAGVLFLLALRVRLPSAITAAVLSTLLAVLLKLSGCSVGSWKMITGALVLFALAVLIGAVVRGRREDHARLTEQIAATARERALRTVLEERTRIARELHDVVAHHLSLISIQADAAPYRVQAPPPELVTELASIRANALEGLAELRHMLGLLRSNGPGDSTTGTSPQPSLAQLDGLLGNVRAAGLPATTRIEGTARHLPPGVELSAYRIIQEALSNILRHAPGAETSIELTYTRDALGLRVVNGPAALPAATSPGAGHGVIGMRERIAMLGGDLAIGPTPDGGYEVSAALPTCIAPAVGKETCA; encoded by the coding sequence GTGTTGCTCGCAGCCGCTCTGACTGCCGCGGCGGCGGGCGCGACCGCCCCGATCTCGGCCATCGGGCACGCGGCCATGCTGGTGGTGGCCCTGCGCTGGCCGACGTCCGCCTGGTGGCTGTCGATGGCCTTCGTCACCGGTATCACGTTGGAGTATCCGCCCACCCACGACACTCAGATCTACGTGTGGATGGTGCACGCAGGGGTCCTCTTCCTTCTCGCGCTGCGGGTGCGCTTGCCCTCGGCGATCACTGCGGCCGTACTCAGCACCCTGCTGGCTGTTCTGCTGAAGCTGTCCGGCTGTTCCGTCGGCTCATGGAAGATGATCACCGGGGCCCTCGTGCTGTTCGCTCTGGCCGTGCTCATCGGAGCCGTGGTACGCGGCCGCCGCGAGGACCACGCACGCCTCACCGAGCAGATCGCCGCCACAGCCCGGGAACGAGCACTGCGCACCGTCCTGGAAGAGCGCACTCGGATCGCACGCGAGCTGCACGACGTCGTGGCCCATCACCTGTCACTCATCTCCATCCAAGCCGATGCCGCGCCCTATCGGGTCCAGGCTCCACCACCAGAACTGGTCACTGAGCTGGCCTCGATCCGCGCCAACGCCCTGGAAGGACTGGCCGAACTGCGCCACATGTTGGGTCTGCTGCGGTCGAACGGCCCCGGCGACAGCACGACCGGCACCAGCCCGCAGCCCTCCCTGGCACAGCTTGACGGGCTGCTCGGCAACGTACGCGCTGCCGGCCTTCCCGCGACCACCCGGATCGAGGGCACTGCCCGCCATCTGCCCCCGGGCGTGGAACTGTCGGCTTACCGCATCATCCAAGAAGCCCTCAGCAACATTCTGCGCCATGCCCCCGGTGCCGAGACGAGCATCGAACTCACCTATACACGAGATGCGTTGGGTCTGAGGGTCGTCAACGGGCCTGCCGCGCTCCCCGCTGCCACCTCACCCGGGGCCGGGCACGGCGTCATCGGCATGCGGGAGCGCATCGCAATGCTCGGCGGTGATTTGGCCATCGGCCCCACCCCCGACGGCGGCTACGAGGTCAGCGCGGCGCTGCCCACCTGTATCGCGCCCGCCGTCGGCAAGGAGACCTGCGCATGA
- a CDS encoding response regulator transcription factor, giving the protein MTIRVLIADDQAMVRDAFSVLLGAQPDIEVVATAEDGTHAVARSAELAPDVIVMDIRMPGLDGIEATRQITSAPGTSAKILILTTFNLDEYVYEALRAGASGFLLKDASGIQLAEAVRVVARGEALLAPDITMRLIAEFSRVSPGAKRPTGVRIDALTDRETEVLAQVAQGLSNAEIAQVLVVAEETVKTHVGRILRKLQLRDRTQAAVFAYESGLVAPGDGARWAPSLRAAP; this is encoded by the coding sequence ATGACCATCCGCGTGCTCATCGCCGACGACCAGGCCATGGTCCGGGACGCCTTCTCCGTCCTGCTCGGTGCTCAGCCCGACATCGAGGTCGTTGCCACCGCCGAGGACGGCACGCACGCCGTCGCCCGGTCCGCGGAACTGGCACCCGACGTGATCGTGATGGACATCCGGATGCCCGGCCTGGACGGCATCGAGGCCACCCGCCAGATCACGTCGGCGCCCGGAACATCAGCGAAGATCCTCATCCTGACGACCTTCAACCTCGACGAGTACGTCTACGAGGCACTGCGCGCCGGGGCCTCCGGATTTCTGCTCAAGGACGCCTCCGGCATCCAGCTCGCGGAAGCCGTAAGGGTGGTGGCCCGGGGCGAGGCTCTCCTTGCACCCGACATCACCATGCGGCTCATCGCCGAGTTCTCCCGCGTGAGTCCTGGTGCCAAGCGGCCGACCGGCGTGCGTATCGATGCCCTTACCGACCGCGAGACCGAAGTTCTCGCACAGGTGGCACAGGGCCTCTCCAACGCGGAGATCGCCCAGGTGCTGGTCGTCGCCGAGGAGACGGTCAAGACGCACGTGGGCCGCATCCTGCGGAAGCTGCAGCTACGCGATCGCACCCAGGCCGCCGTCTTCGCCTACGAATCCGGCCTGGTCGCCCCCGGCGACGGTGCCCGCTGGGCACCGTCGCTTCGGGCCGCCCCGTAG
- a CDS encoding alpha/beta hydrolase has translation MSIARRPSPASQATPPGKIKRFLRVVAASIASVLAFLTGAIMLGAYFPAIPKAGVIGPVIGGQYPFHLALLALAGAALGALAWRSGLVRWGRVLTAVTALSTTAGLVIGSIQFVAARDAGTKISFSQVFGQLASSGGATPDTTQIYATRDGEALEADVYLAGKGRGSKAPAIVLAHAGGFHTFDKSDLRGTGRWLADHGVAVIAVDYRLASPDRPTWDKAPHDLMTALGWVQHHADQYGIDSSRISLGGMSAGGTLAMNTAYRLQNGTMQATDGITPKPPFSVVGFYPGTDVDNMWKDDVAGTREAAELFTGGTPAQYPERYRDVSPTTDVRMGLQRTLLVVGDRDRSSRPETIKDFGASLRAEGVDVTVEELPFAEHAFDDVYGSLTAQTSRQILLDFLGKDA, from the coding sequence ATGTCCATAGCCCGACGCCCATCACCTGCCTCGCAGGCCACGCCTCCTGGCAAGATCAAGAGGTTCCTGCGTGTCGTCGCCGCTTCGATCGCCTCGGTCTTGGCCTTCCTCACAGGCGCGATCATGCTGGGCGCGTACTTTCCGGCCATCCCCAAGGCCGGCGTGATCGGCCCGGTCATCGGCGGACAGTACCCCTTCCACCTGGCGCTCCTCGCCCTGGCCGGCGCCGCCCTGGGAGCCCTGGCTTGGCGCAGCGGCCTGGTGCGCTGGGGGCGTGTCCTCACCGCGGTGACCGCTCTGTCCACCACCGCCGGTCTGGTCATCGGCAGCATTCAGTTCGTTGCCGCTCGTGACGCCGGTACGAAGATCTCCTTCAGCCAGGTCTTCGGCCAGCTCGCCTCCTCCGGAGGTGCCACGCCGGACACAACCCAGATTTATGCCACCCGTGACGGCGAGGCACTCGAAGCAGATGTATACCTGGCCGGGAAAGGCCGGGGGAGCAAGGCGCCGGCCATAGTGCTCGCCCATGCCGGAGGCTTCCACACCTTCGACAAGAGCGACCTGCGTGGTACCGGCCGTTGGCTGGCGGACCACGGTGTGGCCGTGATAGCGGTCGACTACAGGCTGGCCTCCCCCGACCGCCCCACGTGGGACAAGGCCCCGCACGACCTCATGACCGCCCTGGGCTGGGTGCAGCACCACGCCGACCAGTACGGCATCGACAGCTCCCGTATCTCGTTGGGTGGCATGTCGGCCGGCGGCACCCTCGCCATGAACACCGCTTACCGCCTTCAGAACGGCACCATGCAGGCCACCGACGGGATCACCCCGAAGCCGCCATTCTCGGTGGTCGGCTTCTACCCCGGCACCGACGTCGACAACATGTGGAAGGACGACGTCGCGGGCACCCGCGAGGCCGCAGAGCTGTTCACGGGCGGTACGCCTGCCCAATACCCCGAGCGCTACCGCGATGTCTCCCCGACCACCGACGTTCGGATGGGTCTGCAGCGCACACTGCTCGTCGTGGGAGACCGTGACCGCAGCTCCCGCCCCGAAACCATCAAGGACTTCGGCGCCTCGCTCCGAGCCGAAGGCGTCGATGTCACGGTGGAGGAACTGCCTTTCGCCGAGCATGCGTTCGACGACGTCTACGGCAGCCTGACCGCACAGACCAGCCGCCAGATCCTCCTGGACTTCCTCGGCAAAGACGCGTAG
- a CDS encoding barstar family protein, with protein sequence MCDAFARAVGYPGSFGWNWDAVHRLDDLGDALTGGVGIVMVIRGADALLGADRLKLFMTMLCIGADRANNEVDPDGNLTDEPEVIEHFLFLLDDVRAEDFAAGIEHPDPVVRVEGDVLTVALDLDVWRPKAAGRPKIS encoded by the coding sequence GTGTGTGACGCTTTCGCCCGGGCGGTCGGATACCCCGGCTCTTTCGGCTGGAACTGGGATGCGGTCCACCGTCTCGACGACCTCGGCGACGCCCTCACAGGCGGAGTCGGGATCGTCATGGTCATCCGAGGCGCCGATGCGCTCCTCGGGGCGGACCGCCTCAAGCTGTTCATGACGATGCTCTGCATCGGGGCGGACCGCGCGAACAACGAGGTGGATCCTGATGGCAACCTCACGGACGAGCCGGAGGTGATCGAGCACTTCCTCTTCCTGCTCGACGACGTCCGTGCCGAGGACTTCGCGGCGGGGATCGAGCACCCCGACCCCGTCGTCCGTGTGGAGGGTGACGTCCTCACGGTGGCCCTGGACCTCGATGTCTGGCGACCCAAGGCGGCCGGGCGCCCGAAGATCTCCTGA